In Thioalkalivibrio paradoxus ARh 1, the following are encoded in one genomic region:
- a CDS encoding alpha/beta fold hydrolase, protein MPTIDVNGVQLFYELHGTGDTPLVFVHGSWASHNTWDLVVPSLAESFQVLVYDRRGHSQSQRLTAQGSVREDVADLAALIENLGLAPAWVAGNSFGASITLRMASERPELLRGLIAHEPPLFSLLADDPAMAPMLKEVEQKFGAVSERIASGDHAGAAEQFVETVALGPNTWAQLPSDFQQTLIGNAPTFLDEVNDPEQLAFNLAWIKGFSPPSLLTTGDQSPPTFPPVVAQLASVLPNVESIVLPGAGHLPHATHPDAYVEAIRTFVRKNSR, encoded by the coding sequence ATGCCGACCATTGATGTTAACGGCGTGCAGCTATTCTATGAGCTTCACGGGACGGGTGACACACCTCTCGTCTTCGTGCACGGGTCTTGGGCGTCGCACAACACCTGGGACTTGGTTGTTCCAAGTTTGGCAGAGTCGTTCCAAGTGCTTGTCTACGACCGACGTGGTCACAGCCAAAGTCAGCGTCTAACCGCGCAAGGAAGCGTCCGGGAAGATGTCGCCGACCTTGCAGCGCTGATCGAGAACCTGGGGCTAGCCCCAGCGTGGGTGGCCGGAAACTCCTTTGGCGCGTCAATTACACTCCGGATGGCCAGCGAGCGTCCCGAACTCTTGAGGGGCCTTATCGCTCACGAGCCGCCGCTATTCTCGTTGCTCGCAGACGATCCGGCCATGGCGCCGATGCTCAAGGAAGTCGAACAAAAGTTCGGTGCGGTTTCCGAACGAATTGCTTCCGGCGATCATGCCGGTGCCGCGGAGCAGTTCGTCGAGACGGTGGCGCTCGGCCCCAACACTTGGGCACAACTCCCGTCTGATTTCCAGCAGACATTGATCGGAAATGCGCCTACCTTCCTGGACGAGGTCAACGATCCCGAGCAACTTGCCTTTAATCTCGCATGGATTAAGGGATTCTCTCCACCCTCACTACTCACGACTGGCGACCAAAGTCCGCCGACATTCCCTCCGGTAGTTGCACAGCTTGCTAGCGTGCTGCCCAACGTGGAGAGCATCGTGCTCCCTGGCGCTGGTCACCTGCCACACGCCACCCACCCGGATGCCTACGTCGAGGCAATCAGGACGTTCGTTCGCAAAAATTCCCGATGA
- a CDS encoding IS91 family transposase has protein sequence MAEPATLQQALYRFLHEETLDGHRRRVCQHLKACRTEALGGMQVQCEACGWEQPWYHGCRDRHCPQCQTRATRLWAERQQEALLPVRYFHLVFTLPHALNGWVQLHPEVLYRRLFQVTWDTLRRFGQDPRRLGGELGMTAVLHTWGQNLSQHVHLHCLIPGGALLADGHWKPSRGQTLFPVRALSRRFRGAMVAALRRAADDGVLHRVTRPGEIDAVLDRLMATEWVVYAKDCLDHTPTVVDYLARYTHRNAIRNARILDIDARKVAFRYTDYRDHHRPKVMRLEGEEFVRRFLLHILPKGLMRVRHYGFLANRCRRTKLPRIRSALNAPRPDTRDASEGRSEPATYPCPRCRVGRVCVLTVLRPRPNRTDIPEHRR, from the coding sequence ATGGCTGAACCGGCGACGCTGCAACAGGCTCTTTACCGGTTCCTGCACGAAGAGACGCTGGACGGCCACCGGCGCCGAGTGTGCCAGCACCTGAAGGCCTGCCGCACCGAGGCGCTGGGCGGGATGCAGGTGCAGTGCGAGGCCTGCGGCTGGGAGCAGCCGTGGTATCACGGCTGCCGGGACCGGCACTGCCCGCAGTGCCAGACCCGCGCGACCCGGCTCTGGGCCGAGCGCCAGCAGGAGGCGCTGCTGCCGGTGCGCTACTTCCATCTGGTGTTCACCCTGCCGCATGCCCTGAACGGCTGGGTGCAGTTGCACCCGGAGGTGCTCTACCGGCGGTTGTTCCAGGTGACCTGGGACACGCTGCGCCGCTTCGGCCAGGACCCCCGCCGCCTCGGTGGCGAACTGGGCATGACCGCGGTGCTGCACACCTGGGGCCAGAACCTGAGCCAGCACGTGCACCTGCACTGCCTGATCCCCGGCGGGGCCCTCCTGGCCGACGGCCACTGGAAGCCGAGCCGGGGCCAGACCCTGTTCCCGGTCCGGGCCTTGTCCCGGCGCTTTCGCGGGGCGATGGTCGCGGCCCTGCGCCGGGCTGCCGACGACGGGGTATTGCACCGGGTCACACGGCCGGGCGAGATCGACGCGGTACTCGACCGGCTGATGGCCACCGAGTGGGTGGTCTACGCCAAGGACTGTCTCGATCACACCCCCACGGTGGTCGACTACCTGGCGCGTTACACCCACCGGAACGCGATCCGCAACGCGCGCATTCTGGACATCGACGCGAGGAAGGTCGCCTTCCGCTACACCGACTACCGCGATCACCACCGACCCAAGGTGATGCGTCTCGAAGGCGAGGAGTTCGTGCGCCGCTTTCTGCTGCACATCCTGCCCAAAGGACTCATGCGCGTGCGGCACTACGGGTTCCTGGCCAACCGCTGCCGGCGGACCAAGCTTCCGCGCATCCGCAGCGCGTTGAACGCACCGCGACCCGACACGAGGGATGCCTCGGAAGGCCGGTCTGAGCCCGCGACCTACCCCTGTCCCCGATGCCGGGTCGGTCGGGTGTGCGTGCTCACGGTACTGCGTCCGCGACCGAACCGAACCGACATCCCGGAGCACCGACGATGA
- a CDS encoding tyrosine-type recombinase/integrase, with product MFPAGRDRCTPLSISSAQRVFSRAKATAGIAKIGGIHGLRHAYATHQLEAGLLVHRLQRVLGHGHLQSTLRYLHWVPERRPEAGGPVDLVAGLAVRHG from the coding sequence CTGTTCCCGGCGGGGCGGGACCGGTGTACACCGCTGAGCATCAGCAGTGCCCAGCGCGTGTTCAGTCGGGCCAAGGCGACGGCGGGCATCGCCAAGATCGGTGGCATTCATGGGCTGCGCCACGCCTATGCCACGCATCAGCTCGAGGCGGGGTTGCTGGTGCATCGCCTGCAGCGGGTTCTTGGCCATGGGCACCTGCAGTCGACCCTGCGCTATCTGCACTGGGTGCCCGAACGTCGCCCGGAGGCGGGCGGACCCGTGGATCTGGTGGCGGGATTGGCGGTGCGTCATGGCTGA
- the tnpC gene encoding IS66 family transposase — translation MLTEGEIKRAKYAPIHADVPGAEAGLRIAPRPAQILPKAIAHSSLLAEVVTGKFVDGLPLYRQEKVFAREGIELSRQTLSGWIVQLATPLAPVLAALKQHLTQGPVLQIDETPVQVLDEPGRANTTKSYMWVYRGGPSGRPVIWFQYAPSRSGEVPIDFLFPEGDGRPPELRFYLQTDGYAGYHALAEKEGIRGHMGCWAHVRRKAVEAANSRTKTGAAHAFVALIGKLYEVERRIRGTAPEHRHAVRREQSQPILDEIQAWLDDKAQKVLPKGLLGEAIQYARRQWPILITFLQDGHLEIDNNLAENAIRPFALGRKAWLFSGSPRGAEASAMLYTLVETAKANGLEPRAYLHYLFETLPAVTTPGGIAALLPHRLTPEDLKIPAPEL, via the coding sequence ATGCTGACAGAGGGGGAGATCAAGCGCGCCAAGTACGCGCCGATCCACGCCGACGTACCCGGCGCCGAGGCGGGGCTGCGGATCGCACCCCGCCCGGCGCAGATCCTGCCGAAAGCCATCGCGCACAGTTCGCTGCTCGCGGAGGTGGTTACGGGCAAGTTCGTCGATGGCCTGCCGCTGTACCGCCAGGAGAAGGTCTTCGCCCGCGAGGGCATCGAGCTCTCCCGCCAGACCCTGTCCGGCTGGATCGTACAACTGGCCACCCCGCTCGCCCCGGTGCTGGCCGCTTTGAAGCAGCACCTGACCCAAGGCCCGGTGCTGCAGATCGACGAGACCCCGGTGCAGGTGCTCGATGAACCGGGCCGGGCCAACACCACCAAGTCCTATATGTGGGTCTACCGCGGTGGGCCGTCTGGAAGACCAGTGATCTGGTTCCAGTACGCCCCGAGCCGCAGCGGCGAGGTGCCGATCGACTTCCTGTTCCCGGAAGGAGACGGCCGGCCTCCGGAACTCCGGTTCTATCTGCAGACGGATGGCTATGCGGGCTATCACGCGCTGGCAGAGAAAGAGGGCATCCGGGGCCACATGGGGTGCTGGGCCCACGTCCGGCGCAAGGCCGTCGAGGCGGCCAACAGTCGAACCAAGACCGGGGCCGCGCATGCCTTCGTGGCCTTGATCGGCAAGCTCTACGAGGTCGAGCGCCGGATCCGCGGCACGGCCCCGGAACACCGCCACGCGGTGCGGCGGGAACAGTCGCAGCCGATCCTGGATGAGATCCAGGCCTGGCTCGACGACAAGGCGCAGAAGGTGCTGCCCAAGGGCCTGCTGGGCGAGGCGATCCAGTATGCCCGCAGGCAGTGGCCGATCCTGATCACGTTCCTGCAGGACGGTCACCTCGAGATCGACAACAATCTGGCCGAGAACGCGATCCGGCCATTCGCCCTGGGGCGCAAGGCGTGGCTGTTCAGCGGCAGCCCGCGCGGTGCCGAGGCCAGTGCGATGCTCTACACCCTGGTGGAGACGGCGAAGGCCAACGGCCTGGAGCCGCGCGCCTACCTGCATTACCTGTTCGAGACCCTGCCGGCGGTGACCACCCCGGGCGGCATCGCGGCCCTGCTGCCGCATCGGCTCACGCCCGAGGATCTGAAAATCCCGGCGCCGGAACTGTAA
- a CDS encoding IS3 family transposase (programmed frameshift), whose translation MPRYSEEFKAKVVEKMMPPNARAVADVHRETGVSEPTLYAWRREFQDRGHAVPADPANPESWSGRDKLAVVIETAALNEQALSEYCRCKGLYPEQIERWKEAAMAGSADPQRLTRDERAAWQQEKKRVRDLERELRRKEKALAEAAALLVLKKKPPGDLGGRRGRMITPETRALALDLIDEAVAAGARLTPACAVLGLTPRTLRRWRALAGSDTGLVDRRTCTPRVPANRLSAEEQETILTVCNAPEYRSLPPTQIVPRLADQGVYIASEASFYRVLRAHDQVQRRGRAAAPRQVPKPEGVCATAPNVCWAWDITFLASSIRGQFYRLYLIEDVFSRKVVGWEVHTEESAEHASRLIERACLAEGVHRPGLVLHSDNGSPMKGATMLSTLQRLGVVPSFSRPSVSDDNPYAESLFRTLKYTPAFPPQPFASLADARAWVARFVHWYNEEHRHSKIRFVTPGQRHRGEDIAILAHRHRVYQDAQRANPTRWSRHTRNWTPIDHVWLNPPKEHAQTPALMVAQAA comes from the exons ATGCCACGGTACAGCGAAGAGTTCAAAGCCAAGGTGGTCGAGAAGATGATGCCGCCCAATGCCCGGGCGGTGGCCGACGTGCACCGGGAGACGGGGGTGTCGGAACCCACCCTGTATGCCTGGCGCCGGGAGTTCCAGGACCGGGGGCATGCGGTGCCGGCGGATCCGGCGAACCCGGAATCCTGGAGTGGCCGGGACAAGCTCGCGGTGGTGATCGAAACCGCCGCGCTGAATGAGCAGGCGCTCTCGGAGTACTGCCGGTGCAAGGGTCTGTATCCCGAGCAGATCGAGCGCTGGAAGGAAGCGGCCATGGCCGGCAGCGCCGATCCCCAGCGGCTGACCCGGGACGAGCGTGCCGCCTGGCAGCAGGAGAAGAAGCGCGTGCGCGACCTGGAGCGCGAGCTGCGCCGGAAAGAGAAAGCCCTGGCCGAGGCAGCCGCCTTGCTGGTGTTGAAAAAAAAGCC CCCAGGCGATCTGGGGGGACGACGAGGACGCATGATCACGCCCGAGACCCGTGCCTTGGCGCTGGACCTGATCGACGAGGCGGTCGCCGCCGGTGCCCGGCTCACCCCGGCCTGTGCGGTCCTCGGCCTGACGCCGCGCACGCTGCGCCGCTGGCGCGCCCTCGCCGGCAGCGACACCGGGCTGGTGGACCGGCGCACCTGCACCCCGCGGGTGCCGGCCAACCGCCTGAGTGCCGAAGAGCAGGAGACGATCCTGACGGTCTGTAACGCGCCGGAGTACCGTAGCCTGCCACCGACCCAGATCGTGCCGCGCCTGGCCGACCAGGGCGTGTACATCGCGTCCGAGGCGAGCTTCTACCGCGTGCTGCGGGCCCATGACCAGGTACAGCGCCGGGGCCGGGCGGCGGCCCCACGGCAGGTGCCCAAACCGGAGGGGGTCTGCGCGACTGCGCCCAATGTTTGCTGGGCGTGGGACATCACCTTCCTGGCCTCTTCGATCCGGGGGCAGTTCTACCGCCTGTACCTGATCGAGGACGTCTTCAGCCGCAAGGTCGTCGGCTGGGAGGTGCACACCGAGGAAAGCGCCGAACACGCCAGTCGCCTGATCGAACGCGCCTGTCTCGCCGAGGGCGTCCATCGCCCGGGCCTGGTGCTGCACTCGGATAATGGCAGCCCCATGAAGGGTGCCACCATGCTCAGCACCTTGCAGCGCCTGGGTGTCGTCCCGTCCTTCAGTCGCCCCTCGGTGAGCGACGACAACCCCTACGCGGAAAGCCTGTTCCGGACCTTGAAATACACGCCGGCCTTTCCGCCTCAGCCGTTTGCCAGCCTCGCCGACGCCCGCGCTTGGGTCGCGCGCTTCGTCCACTGGTACAACGAGGAACATCGCCACAGCAAGATCCGCTTCGTCACCCCCGGCCAGCGTCATCGCGGGGAGGACATCGCGATCCTGGCGCACCGGCACCGGGTGTACCAAGACGCCCAACGCGCCAACCCGACACGCTGGTCGCGGCACACGCGCAACTGGACACCGATCGATCACGTCTGGCTCAACCCACCGAAGGAACATGCCCAAACGCCAGCCCTGATGGTCGCTCAGGCGGCATGA
- a CDS encoding IS66 family transposase produces the protein MPEAAQKLPKDPAELHAIIARMAAEKVAREQRFEAELQARDAELRVRNETIDKLDRKIELLLERLDLLRHQRFGPKADRVAREQLALFDEAELNVLIEELDAQIAEAKAPPRSERTEPKKQTPKRKPLPAHLPRVERILDLSEAEQAALAETHVRIGFDESEQLGVLPKQYYVIKIGVCQRSCPLFHAA, from the coding sequence ATGCCCGAAGCCGCTCAGAAGCTCCCCAAGGACCCCGCGGAGCTGCACGCGATCATCGCCCGGATGGCGGCCGAGAAGGTCGCGCGGGAACAGCGCTTCGAGGCCGAGTTGCAGGCACGCGATGCAGAACTTCGGGTGCGGAACGAGACCATCGATAAGCTCGACCGCAAGATCGAGCTCCTCCTGGAGCGCCTGGATCTGCTGCGCCACCAGCGCTTCGGACCGAAGGCGGATCGCGTCGCGCGGGAGCAGCTCGCGCTCTTTGACGAAGCCGAGCTGAACGTCCTGATCGAGGAACTGGACGCCCAGATCGCCGAAGCCAAGGCGCCGCCACGCTCGGAACGTACCGAACCCAAGAAGCAGACCCCGAAGCGCAAGCCGCTGCCGGCGCACCTGCCGCGGGTGGAGCGCATCCTGGACCTGTCCGAGGCGGAACAGGCGGCGCTCGCCGAGACCCACGTGCGGATCGGCTTCGACGAGTCCGAGCAGCTGGGGGTGCTGCCCAAGCAGTACTACGTGATCAAGATCGGTGTTTGTCAACGTAGTTGTCCGCTTTTTCATGCCGCCTGA
- the tnpB gene encoding IS66 family insertion sequence element accessory protein TnpB (TnpB, as the term is used for proteins encoded by IS66 family insertion elements, is considered an accessory protein, since TnpC, encoded by a neighboring gene, is a DDE family transposase.): MIALDAHTKVYLARGHTDMRCQIDGLAARVEDVLQADPFSSHLFVFCNRARDKIKVLVWYRNGFWLWYRRLEKQRFWWPAGTEQSSVELSVRELQWLLEGLDPTAVQGHLKASFSLL; encoded by the coding sequence ATGATCGCCTTGGACGCGCACACCAAGGTGTATCTGGCGCGCGGCCACACCGACATGCGCTGCCAGATCGACGGTCTCGCGGCGCGGGTCGAGGACGTGCTGCAGGCGGATCCGTTTTCCTCGCACCTGTTCGTGTTCTGCAACCGGGCGCGGGACAAGATCAAGGTGCTGGTGTGGTACCGGAACGGCTTCTGGCTGTGGTACCGGCGCCTGGAGAAGCAGCGCTTCTGGTGGCCGGCGGGCACCGAGCAGAGTTCGGTTGAACTGTCGGTGCGCGAACTGCAGTGGTTGCTGGAGGGCCTGGATCCGACCGCCGTGCAGGGCCATCTCAAGGCGTCTTTTTCTCTGCTTTAG
- the tnpA gene encoding IS66 family insertion sequence element accessory protein TnpA: MRGWERSGLSQQAYCERRGISVASLQRWRRLLAPEPRTESPVAAPVPEFVPVTLVDDAPGTRAADLTLVLAGGLRLEIGPGCSAETLQRVLGVLRERA, encoded by the coding sequence GTGCGGGGCTGGGAGCGCAGCGGTCTGTCGCAGCAGGCGTACTGTGAGCGGCGCGGGATTTCGGTGGCCAGCCTGCAGCGCTGGCGGCGACTGCTGGCGCCGGAGCCCCGGACCGAGTCGCCGGTGGCGGCCCCGGTGCCGGAGTTCGTGCCGGTCACCCTGGTCGATGACGCGCCCGGGACGCGGGCTGCCGATCTGACGCTGGTGCTGGCCGGTGGTCTGCGTCTGGAGATCGGGCCGGGGTGTTCGGCCGAGACGCTGCAGCGGGTGCTGGGTGTGCTGCGGGAGCGCGCATGA
- a CDS encoding tyrosine-type recombinase/integrase, whose translation MTPLRQQMVDAMRQRGFAERTQRSYLWAVRDLARFHRRSPAELGVPELEQYFRHLALERELSGASCRLHRNGIRFLYLKVLQWPAFDVPFVVPKRAQRIPELLTRAEVTRLLDACPNPKHRMLLKIRYACGLRVSEVVALRVRDIDGERGLLRVEQGKGAKDRLVPVSPTLLTELRRYWVLFRRKRPAKYVLPPPRRPPDDSRQSRITGGRDHVGRAAQSAGVGAAGAGLGAQRSVAAGVL comes from the coding sequence ATGACACCGTTACGGCAGCAGATGGTCGATGCCATGCGGCAGCGTGGTTTTGCCGAGCGCACGCAACGCAGTTACCTGTGGGCAGTACGGGACCTGGCTCGATTCCACCGACGTTCTCCGGCGGAACTGGGCGTTCCTGAGCTTGAGCAGTATTTCCGGCACCTGGCGCTGGAACGGGAGCTGTCCGGGGCGAGTTGCCGTTTGCACCGGAACGGGATCCGCTTTTTGTACCTGAAGGTGTTGCAGTGGCCGGCCTTTGACGTGCCCTTTGTGGTACCCAAGCGTGCGCAGAGGATTCCGGAGTTGCTGACCCGGGCTGAAGTGACGCGGCTCCTGGACGCGTGCCCGAACCCCAAGCACCGGATGTTGCTGAAGATCCGTTACGCCTGTGGCCTGCGGGTCAGCGAGGTGGTGGCGTTGCGGGTGCGCGACATCGACGGCGAGCGCGGTCTGCTACGGGTCGAGCAGGGCAAGGGGGCGAAGGACCGGCTGGTGCCGGTGTCGCCGACGCTGTTGACGGAGTTGCGGCGGTACTGGGTGCTGTTCCGGCGTAAGCGTCCTGCGAAATACGTTCTTCCGCCGCCCCGGCGGCCTCCGGATGATAGCCGCCAGTCCAGGATAACCGGAGGGCGGGATCATGTGGGGCGTGCGGCGCAGTCGGCAGGAGTGGGAGCGGCTGGTGCGGGGCTGGGAGCGCAGCGGTCTGTCGCAGCAGGCGTACTGTGA
- a CDS encoding CPBP family intramembrane glutamic endopeptidase, whose product MELVLSLGMVGLATAVILNLGGVAARSTFSVSELQYVNIQLKFQALLFVVALLVLLVLLLINKENLSIFLAPGEVTAATRGVSLLGIGEGTSWLVLGVLFLFVITLGTTVFVYLQFRTSGGSWKQLFRYLPWVLLFSLTNSFSEEVVYRLGVIVPLYGRIEPGYIMLISAIAFGAPHLRGMPNGLIGAIMAGFLGWLLAKSVIETHGIFWAWFIHFVQDVVIFSAFVMAAANKALQPTTDRDAAPLG is encoded by the coding sequence ATGGAACTTGTTTTATCGCTGGGGATGGTTGGTCTTGCAACGGCTGTCATTCTCAATCTTGGTGGTGTCGCGGCAAGGTCGACGTTTTCAGTAAGCGAATTGCAGTATGTCAACATTCAGCTAAAATTTCAGGCACTGTTGTTTGTCGTGGCGTTATTGGTTTTGCTCGTCCTTCTGCTGATTAACAAGGAAAACCTGTCCATTTTTCTTGCTCCTGGCGAAGTCACTGCTGCGACAAGAGGTGTTTCATTGCTTGGGATTGGCGAGGGCACATCTTGGTTGGTGTTAGGAGTTCTTTTTTTATTTGTAATCACGCTTGGCACGACAGTATTTGTTTATCTACAATTCAGAACTTCAGGGGGGTCTTGGAAACAGCTATTCCGCTATCTTCCTTGGGTGCTGCTGTTTTCTCTGACCAATTCCTTCTCTGAAGAAGTGGTTTATAGGCTGGGAGTCATTGTGCCGCTGTATGGCAGAATTGAACCCGGATATATCATGCTGATTTCGGCGATAGCCTTTGGCGCTCCTCACCTGCGCGGCATGCCAAATGGCTTGATTGGTGCCATCATGGCAGGTTTTCTGGGGTGGCTCCTTGCTAAGTCTGTTATTGAAACGCACGGTATCTTTTGGGCGTGGTTTATTCACTTCGTCCAGGATGTCGTTATCTTTTCAGCATTTGTGATGGCGGCGGCTAACAAGGCGCTCCAGCCGACGACGGACCGCGATGCGGCTCCTCTCGGCTGA
- a CDS encoding GNAT family N-acetyltransferase, which translates to MIEAVSIKNIEEALPLIRKYQEFYKVQEIDDEKNREFFSQFSENGNNGSLFLFRSSSGDAVAFATVYFTYVSSIPARVGVMSDLYTLPAHRGKGIGKCLINHCLEFALEHGAARLQWLTAQDNHSAQKLYDSLGAKKSAWYVYTCGA; encoded by the coding sequence ATGATAGAAGCAGTATCAATTAAGAACATCGAAGAAGCGCTCCCTCTGATTAGAAAATATCAGGAGTTCTATAAGGTTCAAGAGATTGATGATGAAAAGAATAGGGAGTTCTTCTCGCAGTTCAGCGAAAATGGAAATAACGGCTCCCTTTTCTTGTTCAGGAGCAGTTCCGGAGACGCCGTGGCATTCGCGACTGTATATTTTACGTATGTATCCAGCATTCCGGCACGTGTCGGTGTTATGAGTGACCTTTATACATTGCCAGCCCATAGAGGAAAGGGGATAGGTAAGTGTCTGATCAATCATTGCTTGGAGTTTGCCCTGGAACATGGCGCAGCCAGACTTCAATGGCTTACAGCCCAGGACAATCATTCGGCTCAAAAGCTTTATGACTCCCTTGGTGCAAAGAAAAGCGCATGGTATGTCTACACATGTGGCGCATAG
- a CDS encoding amidase, with amino-acid sequence MLMPTSRQLLAQLHSGQLDFTEVAERYLQHIERYNPTVNAVVTLNRAGALQQAQALQQLREQGRLPPLAGLPLTIKDAFATAGLRTTSSHPPLADYVPVRDATLVARLREAGGLLLGKTNLPRLAGTPHCDSPLFGRTNNPWDPSRTPGGSSAGSAAAVAMGFSCLDLGSDIGGSIRIPAAFCGVAGFKATENRLPRTGHIPHLPDGERSVRHCLSFGLLARDVDSLQLGFKHLDGPDGEDTEVPTLPQMSTVLRKRPLRIAWWDDFAGLPMCRRTTDVLARTVEVLKARGVEVERRKPEGFDFDRAWYAYGIVAGSEVGLGMPGIERRGLTLAGRLLPPSQRLAGYFIKGLRFSLRRYNDALNLRERLIIELEMFLDHWDAWLCPVAPTVAHPHVPGKGLNPLPAIRFDEHRLPWLEAMVSMTTPFSLTGSPVVVLPAGIEQGLPVGLQFIGKRWQDERLLSICREIEAITGRYVPPPGVISQDESRSGENFAVRGTVK; translated from the coding sequence ATGCTGATGCCTACCAGTCGCCAGTTGTTGGCACAGCTGCATTCAGGTCAGCTGGATTTTACCGAGGTTGCCGAGCGATACCTGCAGCACATTGAGCGGTATAATCCCACCGTCAATGCGGTCGTCACCCTGAACCGAGCGGGCGCACTGCAGCAGGCGCAGGCGTTGCAGCAGTTGCGGGAGCAGGGGAGACTGCCACCCCTTGCGGGCCTGCCGCTTACCATCAAGGATGCCTTCGCCACGGCCGGGCTGCGCACTACCAGCAGCCATCCACCGTTGGCTGATTACGTGCCGGTGCGGGATGCCACCCTGGTGGCGCGCCTGCGCGAAGCCGGCGGCCTTCTGCTGGGTAAGACCAATCTGCCCCGGCTGGCCGGTACTCCCCACTGCGACAGTCCGCTGTTCGGCCGCACCAATAACCCCTGGGATCCGAGCCGCACGCCGGGCGGTAGCTCCGCCGGCAGTGCGGCCGCAGTGGCGATGGGGTTCTCCTGCCTGGATCTGGGGAGCGATATCGGCGGCTCGATTCGAATTCCGGCCGCCTTCTGCGGCGTGGCCGGATTCAAGGCCACCGAGAACCGGCTGCCGCGCACCGGGCACATTCCCCACCTGCCCGATGGCGAGCGCAGTGTGCGCCACTGCCTCTCATTTGGGTTGCTCGCGCGGGATGTGGATAGCCTACAACTGGGTTTCAAGCACCTAGATGGGCCGGATGGTGAGGATACCGAGGTGCCAACACTGCCCCAGATGTCGACGGTCTTGCGGAAACGCCCGCTACGGATCGCCTGGTGGGATGACTTTGCAGGTCTGCCGATGTGCCGACGCACCACAGACGTGCTGGCGCGAACCGTCGAGGTGTTGAAGGCGCGCGGGGTGGAGGTGGAGCGCCGCAAACCGGAGGGGTTCGACTTTGACCGTGCTTGGTACGCGTACGGTATCGTCGCGGGGAGTGAAGTCGGGCTGGGGATGCCCGGGATTGAGCGAAGGGGCCTGACGCTGGCCGGACGATTGTTGCCGCCCTCGCAGCGACTCGCCGGCTACTTCATCAAAGGGCTACGCTTCAGCCTGCGGCGCTACAATGATGCCCTGAATCTGCGTGAGCGGTTGATCATCGAACTGGAGATGTTTCTGGATCACTGGGATGCCTGGCTATGCCCCGTGGCTCCCACCGTGGCCCACCCTCACGTACCCGGGAAGGGCCTCAACCCGTTGCCGGCCATCCGCTTTGATGAGCACCGCTTGCCCTGGCTGGAGGCCATGGTAAGCATGACCACACCCTTCTCCCTGACCGGGAGTCCGGTTGTGGTGTTGCCTGCGGGTATAGAACAAGGGCTGCCGGTCGGTCTTCAGTTTATCGGGAAGCGCTGGCAGGATGAGCGGTTACTGTCCATCTGCCGGGAAATCGAGGCGATTACCGGGCGCTATGTTCCACCTCCTGGGGTGATATCGCAGGACGAGAGCCGCAGTGGCGAAAATTTTGCAGTTAGAGGAACCGTCAAATGA